In one window of Arachis ipaensis cultivar K30076 chromosome B06, Araip1.1, whole genome shotgun sequence DNA:
- the LOC107605743 gene encoding uncharacterized protein LOC107605743 isoform X1 yields the protein MAQRATSDSRTPLQIPKDVQGSENPIPLSPQWLLPKPGESKSGTGTVENHVVSSPPFGHRMETTKTSGNGEDVYDAHKRKDVFRPSMLDSESGRRDRWRDEERDTKSSIRKDRWRDGEKDLGDSRRVERWTENLPSKNFGEVRRGAADRRNDSGNRDTNFDQRRESKWNTRWGPDYKEPEGLREKWSDSGKEGDIHLDKSLSHTSNHGKDEKEGDHYRPWRPSFSQGRGRLDSPHHHNSTPNKQGSAYSYGRGRGENTTPVSTLGHGRGGSGGSFMNNSIPGTLLEQVESGHGEPSPFRYSRTKLFDVYRVTKMETNRKIVDDFVQVANLTQDDPLEPLALLAPNPEEMSILKGIDKGDIISSGAPQMPKDGRSSTEFTHARRMMPGSASLQDRVEDGDHNRVSDEVHGNRELSVEGNSSVHPGVARQTMPAGEHGTTLLHDNRDATNGLRSRNLDYSSDSKDVGRWQSSEDPILKRQLSGILDSELGSRKVMQMAPEELSLFYKDPKGQIQGPFKGVDIIGWFESGYFGIDLPVRLDNSVADSPWLPLGDVMPHLRAKARPPPGFFATKPNDYTDISGRQTSGLSGNILAGSTDIEMLRSDPRVRQASATEAENRFLESLMSGNKGGPPLESLALSEGLQGFIGNNSGNLGPSGVDNGSNLYLLANSLALERQRSLPSPYPYWPGPDAASLAPKADISLDAALHSKLLSSASDNSRQPQSQNSDLLSIIQGLSDRTSAGLNSGASGWPNHPMQGGLHPLQNKFDFHHDQNFSQVPFGIQQQRLPPQNQLSLGNLLGQAADNSANILAAEKLPSSGISQDPEVLNLLQQQYLMQLQSQAVAPAQQMPLLDKLLLLKQQQKLEEQQQLLRQQQLLSQVLQNQQSNQLFGNSSFGHMQGGAPPIGNLHMDPSQLRSPEIFPMSSQSHIPSVHVEPHTDSLNLPMNSQDTSYNVSNGASPLNLPHQLFGNTGSQKSWGPVVPEQINEKNQEMFPAPTVVDSPQLPDQEISKEEPQIEEQPLSVSDFTSKSLENPGDSINCATESCEIELSLSIDLKDKSNIAHKEQQAERESNDVEPSVVVQNIDAPEPKKVNEKKSKKQKSSKLQPSDQAKGLPKNASLQLSKQSEPGKPDSTETNLKQTTGNGNQIGVAGKESANYEDNGVPAGVPQNIDEAGDRVESKVVDSVSTQHNKIPAGRAWKAAPGAKQKSLIEIQQEEQRKAEAQMLVSEVATSVNSMSLATPWAGVVANPDSGKVSGESHREGGNADHLVKTETSQNLKSKKSPLHDLLAEEVSKKSDEKDAEFPDNISFSQNIAVQSESLDDSEFIEAKDSKRSRKKSKSKGSVVKASVPNATAGEVPVSLSPTEKGKSSRSSLQEKDVPAIPARPSLGDFVQWKGEREPPSPTPSLAWSSDSVRFPKPTSLRDILKEQEKKSSSAVTASPMPTPQKVQPSQPTRNGGSSRSISASSPSKAASPMQINSHASLQSKYNGDDDFFWGPIEQSKQETKQSDFPQLGQGNWGSKNVPIKGSSPASLTRQKSVSGKPNEQRSLLSSSPASSQSMPKTKKDAMTKHSEAMGFRDWCESECDRLIGTKDTSFLEFCLKQSRSEAELLLVENLGSYDPEHEFIEKFLNYKDMLPSDVLEIAFQSKTDKKATGVGASGVLSANADMQDMDNTEASGIGGGKKKAKKGKKVSPAVLGFNVVSNRIMMGEIQRVED from the exons ATGGCTCAACGTGCCACATCCGATTCTCGCACTCCATTGCAGATCCCCAAAG ATGTTCAAGGCTCTGAGAATCCAATTCCACTTTCACCACAATGGCTTCTGCCAAAGCCTGGGGAAAGTAAATCTGGAACAGGAACTGTG GAAAACCATGTGGTTTCAAGTCCTCCATTTGGTCATCGCATGGAGACCACTAAGACATCTGGAAATGGAGAGGACGTGTATGATGCTCATAAGCGAAAAGATGTCTTTAGGCCATCCATGCTTGACTCAGAAAGTGGACGCCGTGATCGTTGGCGTGATGAAGAGCGGGACACTAAGTCCTCCATACGGAAGGATCGCTGGAGGGATGGAGAGAAAGATCTTGGTGATTCTCGGAGAGTGGAGCGTTGGACAGAAAATTTGCCTTCAAAGAACTTTGGAGAAGTTCGTCGTGGTGCTGCTGATAGACGGAATGATTCGGGAAACAGAGACACTAACTTTGACCAGCGGCGTGAGAGTAAGTGGAACACACGCTGGGGTCCCGATTATAAGGAACCGGAAGGTCTTCGTGAAAAATGGAGCGACTCTGGAAAAGAAGGTGATATACATCTGGACAAAAGCCTGTCTCACACTTCCAATCATGGAAAGGATGAAAAAGAGGGAGATCATTATCGGCCATGGAGACCTAGCTTCTCACAGGGCCGCGGAAGGTTAGATTCTCCCCATCACCATAACAGTACACCAAACAAGCAGGGCTCTGCATATTCCTATGGACGTGGCCGTGGTGAGAATACGACGCCAGTCTCTACTCTAGGACATGGCCGGGGTGGCTCTGGTGGTAGCTTCATGAATAACTCTATTCCTGGAACATTACTGGAACAAGTTGAAAGTGGGCATGGGGAACCTTCTCCCTTTAGATATAGTAGGACAAAGTTGTTTGATGTGTACAGAGTGACTAAAATGGAAACAAATAGAAAAATAGTTGATGATTTTGTGCAGGTAGCTAATCTTACACAGGATGATCCATTGGAACCTCTAGCCCTTCTGGCACCAAATCCCGAGGAAATG TCTATCTTAAAGGGTATTGATAAAGGGGACATTATTAGTAGTGGGGCACCTCAGATGCCTAAAGATGGAAGGAGCTCAACAGAGTTTACACATGCTAGGCGAATGATGCCTGGAAGTGCATCTCTGCAAG ATAGAGTTGAAGATGGAGACCATAACAGAGTGTCTGATGAGGTACACGGTAATAGAGAATTATCAGTTGAAGGAAATAGTTCTGTTCATCCTGGTGTTGCACGGCAAACCATGCCAGCAGGTGAACATGGAACCACCCTTTTGCATGATAATAGAGATGCAACCAATGGTCTAAGGTCAAGAAATTTGGATTATTCATCTGACTCAAAAGATGTAGGGAGGTGGCAATCCAGTGAAGATCCCATTCTTAAGAGGCAGCTATCTGGCATTTTGGATAGTGAACTTGGAAGCAGAAAAGTAATGCAGATGGCTCCAGAGGAGTTATCGCTTTTCTATAAGGATCCTAAGGGTCAAATTCAGGGTCCATTCAAAGGAGTTGATATTATTGGATGGTTTGAGTCTGGATATTTTGGTATTGACTTACCTGTTCGTCTCGATAATTCAGTAGCTGATTCACCATGGTTACCTCTTGGTGATGTCATGCCTCATTTACGAGCTAAAGCTCGACCCCCTCCAGGGTTTTTTGCTACTAAACCAAATGACTATACTGACATCTCTGGCCGTCAAACTTCTGGCCTCTCTGGGAATATCCTTGCTGGTTCAACTGACATTGAGATGTTGAGAAGTGATCCTAGGGTTAGGCAAGCTTCTGCCACGGAAGCTGAAAATAGATTTCTGGAATCACTTATGTCTGGTAACAAAGGAGGTCCTCCGCTTGAAAGTCTGGCATTATCCGAAG GTTTACAAGGGTTTATTGGGAATAATTCTGGTAATCTTGGCCCATCAGGAGTAGATAATGGAAGCAACCTTTACTTACTTGCTAATAGTTTAGCACTTGAGCGACAGAGGTCCTTGCCCAGTCCTTATCCGTATTGGCCAGGGCCAGATGCAGCTTCCCTTGCACCAAAAGCGGATATTTCCCTGGATGCAGCACTGCATTCAAAACTTTTATCTTCAGCAAGCGACAATTCTCGGCAACCTCAGTCCCAAAATTCCGATTTGCTGTCAATCATCCAGGGATTATCCGACAGGACATCCGCTGGTTTAAATAGTGGTGCTTCTGGATGGCCGAATCATCCCATGCAGGGTGGATTACATCCCCTTCAGAATAAATTTGATTTTCATCATGATCAGAATTTTTCTCAAGTGCCATTTGGCATTCAACAGCAAAGGCTTCCACCACAAAACCAATTATCATTGGGCAATTTACTGGGCCAGGCAGCTGATAACTCCGCTAATATTTTGGCAGCAGAGAAGCTACCTTCTTCTGGTATATCGCAAGATCCAGAAGTATTGAATTTGTTACAGCAACAATACTTGATGCAGTTGCAGTCTCAGGCAGTTGCTCCAGCTCAGCAGATGCCATTGTTGGACAAACTATTGCTGCTGAAGCAGCAACAAAAGCTGGAGGAGCAGCAGCAGTTATTGCGGCAGCAGCAGTTGCTGTCTCAAGTGCTGCAAAACCAGCAATCCAACCAGCTATTTGGTAATTCTTCTTTTGGACATATGCAGGGTGGTGCACCTCCAATTGGGAATTTGCACATGGATCCTTCTCAACTTCGATCACCGGAGATATTTCCCATGAGCTCACAATCACATATACCCAGTGTGCATGTTGAGCCCCATACTGATTCTTTAAATTTACCTATGAACAGCCAAGACACTAGTTATAATGTAAGCAATGGAGCTTCTCCTTTAAATCTGCCACATCAATTATTTGGCAATACTGGTTCTCAGAAAAGCTGGGGCCCTGTGGTTCCTGAACAAATTAACGAGAAGAATCAGGAGATGTTCCCTGCACCAACGGTCGTTGATAGTCCCCAATTACCTGATCAGGAAATATCTAAAGAGGAACCCCAGATTGAAGAGCAACCTCTCTCTGTTTCAGACTTTACTTCTAAGTCTCTGGAGAATCCTGGTGATTCTATTAATTGTGCAACTGAATCATGTGAGATTGAATTGTCACTAAGCATAGACCTGAAGGACAAATCAAATATTGCGCATAAAGAGCAGCAGGCTGAAAGAGAAAGCAACGATGTTGAGCCGTCAGTCGTAGTGCAAAATATTGACGCGCCAGAACCCAAAAAGGTTAATGAAAAGAAATCCAAAAAGCAAAAATCTTCAAAATTGCAGCCTTCTGACCAAGCAAAGGGATTGCCCAAAAATGCATCTTTGCAGCTGTCGAAGCAATCAGAACCTGGAAAGCCAGATTCTACTGAAACAAATCTGAAACAAACAACAGGTAATGGAAACCAAATTGGAGTTGCTGGCAAAGAGTCTGCTAATTATGAGGATAATGGCGTGCCTGCTGGTGTTCCTCAAAACATCGATGAAGCAGGTGATAGGGTTGAGTCAAAGGTAGTTGATTCTGTTTCCACACAGCATAATAAAATACCTGCAGGACGTGCCTGGAAGGCTGCTCCTGGTGCTAAGCAAAAGTCTCTGATAGAAATTCAACAGGAAGAACAAAGAAAGGCAGAGGCACAAATGCTTGTATCTGAGGTTGCTACATCTGTCAATTCAATGAGTCTGGCGACACCCTGGGCTGGGGTTGTTGCCAATCCAGACTCTGGAAAGGTGTCTGGTGAAAGTCATAGAGAAGGAGGCAATGCTGATCATCTGGTTAAAACAGAAACTTCTCAAAATCTTAAGAGCAAGAAAAGTCCACTCCATGATCTATTGGCAGAAGAAGTTTCAAAGAAATCTGATGAAAAAGATGCTGAGTTTCCTGATAATATATCATTCTCACAAAATATTGCTGTGCAGTCAGAATCACTGGATGATTCAGAATTCATTGAGGCAAAAGATAGCAAAAGAAGCCGAAAAAAGTCAAAATCAAAGGGTTCAGTTGTTAAAGCTTCTGTGCCCAATGCAACTGCTGGGGAAGTGCCCGTTTCTTTGAGTCCCACTGAGAAAGGGAAAAGCTCTCGCTCTTCTCTGCAGGAAAAAGATGTGCCTGCCATACCTGCACGCCCTTCTTTGGGAGACTTTGTTCAGTGGAAAGGGGAAAGAGAGCCACCTAGCCCAACTCCTTCTCTGGCATGGTCTTCTGATTCTGTTAGGTTTCCTAAACCAACATCATTAAGGGACATTCTAAAGGAGCAGGAGAAGAAGTCGTCTTCTGCTGTCACAGCAAGCCCGATGCCTACCCCTCAGAAAGTGCAGCCTTCCCAGCCTACACGGAATGGTGGTTCTTCACGGTCAATCTCAGCTTCCTCTCCATCGAAAGCTGCCTCTCCAATGCAGATAAACTCTCATGCTTCTTTGCAGTCAAAATACAATGGGGATGATGATTTCTTCTGGGGTCCAATTGAGCAATCTAAGCAAGAGACTAAGCA ATCAGATTTCCCTCAGCTTGGACAAGGGAACTGGGGTTCAAAGAATGTACCCATTAAAGGGAGTTCACCTGCATCTTTAACTCGTCAAAAATCAGTGAGCGGCAAACCAAATGAGCAACGTTCTCTACTATCATCATCGCCTGCCTCGTCTCAATCCATGCCGAAAACAAAAAAAGATGCCATGACTAAGCATTCTG AGGCAATGGGCTTCCGAGATTGGTGTGAGAGTGAGTGTGATCGGCTAATAGGTACAAAAG ATACAAGTTTCCTTGAATTTTGCTTGAAGCAATCGAGATCCGAAGCCGAGTTGCTTCTCGTAGAAAACCTTGGATCATATGACCCGGAACATGAATTCATTGAGAAGTTCCTCAACTACAAGGATATGTTACCATCAGATGTTTTGGAAATAGCCTTCCAGAGCAAAACCGATAAGAAGGCTACTGGAGTCGGTGCCAGCGGTGTGCTATCTGCTAATGCAGATATGCAGGATATGGACAACACAGAAGCATCTGGGATAGGAGGTGGAAAGAAGAAGGCAAAGAAAGGGAAAAAGGTTAGCCCTGCAGTTTTGGGATTCAATGTTGTGAGTAACAGGATCATGATGGGTGAGATCCAGAGAGTAGAAGATTAA
- the LOC107605743 gene encoding uncharacterized protein LOC107605743 isoform X2, with product METTKTSGNGEDVYDAHKRKDVFRPSMLDSESGRRDRWRDEERDTKSSIRKDRWRDGEKDLGDSRRVERWTENLPSKNFGEVRRGAADRRNDSGNRDTNFDQRRESKWNTRWGPDYKEPEGLREKWSDSGKEGDIHLDKSLSHTSNHGKDEKEGDHYRPWRPSFSQGRGRLDSPHHHNSTPNKQGSAYSYGRGRGENTTPVSTLGHGRGGSGGSFMNNSIPGTLLEQVESGHGEPSPFRYSRTKLFDVYRVTKMETNRKIVDDFVQVANLTQDDPLEPLALLAPNPEEMSILKGIDKGDIISSGAPQMPKDGRSSTEFTHARRMMPGSASLQDRVEDGDHNRVSDEVHGNRELSVEGNSSVHPGVARQTMPAGEHGTTLLHDNRDATNGLRSRNLDYSSDSKDVGRWQSSEDPILKRQLSGILDSELGSRKVMQMAPEELSLFYKDPKGQIQGPFKGVDIIGWFESGYFGIDLPVRLDNSVADSPWLPLGDVMPHLRAKARPPPGFFATKPNDYTDISGRQTSGLSGNILAGSTDIEMLRSDPRVRQASATEAENRFLESLMSGNKGGPPLESLALSEGLQGFIGNNSGNLGPSGVDNGSNLYLLANSLALERQRSLPSPYPYWPGPDAASLAPKADISLDAALHSKLLSSASDNSRQPQSQNSDLLSIIQGLSDRTSAGLNSGASGWPNHPMQGGLHPLQNKFDFHHDQNFSQVPFGIQQQRLPPQNQLSLGNLLGQAADNSANILAAEKLPSSGISQDPEVLNLLQQQYLMQLQSQAVAPAQQMPLLDKLLLLKQQQKLEEQQQLLRQQQLLSQVLQNQQSNQLFGNSSFGHMQGGAPPIGNLHMDPSQLRSPEIFPMSSQSHIPSVHVEPHTDSLNLPMNSQDTSYNVSNGASPLNLPHQLFGNTGSQKSWGPVVPEQINEKNQEMFPAPTVVDSPQLPDQEISKEEPQIEEQPLSVSDFTSKSLENPGDSINCATESCEIELSLSIDLKDKSNIAHKEQQAERESNDVEPSVVVQNIDAPEPKKVNEKKSKKQKSSKLQPSDQAKGLPKNASLQLSKQSEPGKPDSTETNLKQTTGNGNQIGVAGKESANYEDNGVPAGVPQNIDEAGDRVESKVVDSVSTQHNKIPAGRAWKAAPGAKQKSLIEIQQEEQRKAEAQMLVSEVATSVNSMSLATPWAGVVANPDSGKVSGESHREGGNADHLVKTETSQNLKSKKSPLHDLLAEEVSKKSDEKDAEFPDNISFSQNIAVQSESLDDSEFIEAKDSKRSRKKSKSKGSVVKASVPNATAGEVPVSLSPTEKGKSSRSSLQEKDVPAIPARPSLGDFVQWKGEREPPSPTPSLAWSSDSVRFPKPTSLRDILKEQEKKSSSAVTASPMPTPQKVQPSQPTRNGGSSRSISASSPSKAASPMQINSHASLQSKYNGDDDFFWGPIEQSKQETKQSDFPQLGQGNWGSKNVPIKGSSPASLTRQKSVSGKPNEQRSLLSSSPASSQSMPKTKKDAMTKHSEAMGFRDWCESECDRLIGTKDTSFLEFCLKQSRSEAELLLVENLGSYDPEHEFIEKFLNYKDMLPSDVLEIAFQSKTDKKATGVGASGVLSANADMQDMDNTEASGIGGGKKKAKKGKKVSPAVLGFNVVSNRIMMGEIQRVED from the exons ATGGAGACCACTAAGACATCTGGAAATGGAGAGGACGTGTATGATGCTCATAAGCGAAAAGATGTCTTTAGGCCATCCATGCTTGACTCAGAAAGTGGACGCCGTGATCGTTGGCGTGATGAAGAGCGGGACACTAAGTCCTCCATACGGAAGGATCGCTGGAGGGATGGAGAGAAAGATCTTGGTGATTCTCGGAGAGTGGAGCGTTGGACAGAAAATTTGCCTTCAAAGAACTTTGGAGAAGTTCGTCGTGGTGCTGCTGATAGACGGAATGATTCGGGAAACAGAGACACTAACTTTGACCAGCGGCGTGAGAGTAAGTGGAACACACGCTGGGGTCCCGATTATAAGGAACCGGAAGGTCTTCGTGAAAAATGGAGCGACTCTGGAAAAGAAGGTGATATACATCTGGACAAAAGCCTGTCTCACACTTCCAATCATGGAAAGGATGAAAAAGAGGGAGATCATTATCGGCCATGGAGACCTAGCTTCTCACAGGGCCGCGGAAGGTTAGATTCTCCCCATCACCATAACAGTACACCAAACAAGCAGGGCTCTGCATATTCCTATGGACGTGGCCGTGGTGAGAATACGACGCCAGTCTCTACTCTAGGACATGGCCGGGGTGGCTCTGGTGGTAGCTTCATGAATAACTCTATTCCTGGAACATTACTGGAACAAGTTGAAAGTGGGCATGGGGAACCTTCTCCCTTTAGATATAGTAGGACAAAGTTGTTTGATGTGTACAGAGTGACTAAAATGGAAACAAATAGAAAAATAGTTGATGATTTTGTGCAGGTAGCTAATCTTACACAGGATGATCCATTGGAACCTCTAGCCCTTCTGGCACCAAATCCCGAGGAAATG TCTATCTTAAAGGGTATTGATAAAGGGGACATTATTAGTAGTGGGGCACCTCAGATGCCTAAAGATGGAAGGAGCTCAACAGAGTTTACACATGCTAGGCGAATGATGCCTGGAAGTGCATCTCTGCAAG ATAGAGTTGAAGATGGAGACCATAACAGAGTGTCTGATGAGGTACACGGTAATAGAGAATTATCAGTTGAAGGAAATAGTTCTGTTCATCCTGGTGTTGCACGGCAAACCATGCCAGCAGGTGAACATGGAACCACCCTTTTGCATGATAATAGAGATGCAACCAATGGTCTAAGGTCAAGAAATTTGGATTATTCATCTGACTCAAAAGATGTAGGGAGGTGGCAATCCAGTGAAGATCCCATTCTTAAGAGGCAGCTATCTGGCATTTTGGATAGTGAACTTGGAAGCAGAAAAGTAATGCAGATGGCTCCAGAGGAGTTATCGCTTTTCTATAAGGATCCTAAGGGTCAAATTCAGGGTCCATTCAAAGGAGTTGATATTATTGGATGGTTTGAGTCTGGATATTTTGGTATTGACTTACCTGTTCGTCTCGATAATTCAGTAGCTGATTCACCATGGTTACCTCTTGGTGATGTCATGCCTCATTTACGAGCTAAAGCTCGACCCCCTCCAGGGTTTTTTGCTACTAAACCAAATGACTATACTGACATCTCTGGCCGTCAAACTTCTGGCCTCTCTGGGAATATCCTTGCTGGTTCAACTGACATTGAGATGTTGAGAAGTGATCCTAGGGTTAGGCAAGCTTCTGCCACGGAAGCTGAAAATAGATTTCTGGAATCACTTATGTCTGGTAACAAAGGAGGTCCTCCGCTTGAAAGTCTGGCATTATCCGAAG GTTTACAAGGGTTTATTGGGAATAATTCTGGTAATCTTGGCCCATCAGGAGTAGATAATGGAAGCAACCTTTACTTACTTGCTAATAGTTTAGCACTTGAGCGACAGAGGTCCTTGCCCAGTCCTTATCCGTATTGGCCAGGGCCAGATGCAGCTTCCCTTGCACCAAAAGCGGATATTTCCCTGGATGCAGCACTGCATTCAAAACTTTTATCTTCAGCAAGCGACAATTCTCGGCAACCTCAGTCCCAAAATTCCGATTTGCTGTCAATCATCCAGGGATTATCCGACAGGACATCCGCTGGTTTAAATAGTGGTGCTTCTGGATGGCCGAATCATCCCATGCAGGGTGGATTACATCCCCTTCAGAATAAATTTGATTTTCATCATGATCAGAATTTTTCTCAAGTGCCATTTGGCATTCAACAGCAAAGGCTTCCACCACAAAACCAATTATCATTGGGCAATTTACTGGGCCAGGCAGCTGATAACTCCGCTAATATTTTGGCAGCAGAGAAGCTACCTTCTTCTGGTATATCGCAAGATCCAGAAGTATTGAATTTGTTACAGCAACAATACTTGATGCAGTTGCAGTCTCAGGCAGTTGCTCCAGCTCAGCAGATGCCATTGTTGGACAAACTATTGCTGCTGAAGCAGCAACAAAAGCTGGAGGAGCAGCAGCAGTTATTGCGGCAGCAGCAGTTGCTGTCTCAAGTGCTGCAAAACCAGCAATCCAACCAGCTATTTGGTAATTCTTCTTTTGGACATATGCAGGGTGGTGCACCTCCAATTGGGAATTTGCACATGGATCCTTCTCAACTTCGATCACCGGAGATATTTCCCATGAGCTCACAATCACATATACCCAGTGTGCATGTTGAGCCCCATACTGATTCTTTAAATTTACCTATGAACAGCCAAGACACTAGTTATAATGTAAGCAATGGAGCTTCTCCTTTAAATCTGCCACATCAATTATTTGGCAATACTGGTTCTCAGAAAAGCTGGGGCCCTGTGGTTCCTGAACAAATTAACGAGAAGAATCAGGAGATGTTCCCTGCACCAACGGTCGTTGATAGTCCCCAATTACCTGATCAGGAAATATCTAAAGAGGAACCCCAGATTGAAGAGCAACCTCTCTCTGTTTCAGACTTTACTTCTAAGTCTCTGGAGAATCCTGGTGATTCTATTAATTGTGCAACTGAATCATGTGAGATTGAATTGTCACTAAGCATAGACCTGAAGGACAAATCAAATATTGCGCATAAAGAGCAGCAGGCTGAAAGAGAAAGCAACGATGTTGAGCCGTCAGTCGTAGTGCAAAATATTGACGCGCCAGAACCCAAAAAGGTTAATGAAAAGAAATCCAAAAAGCAAAAATCTTCAAAATTGCAGCCTTCTGACCAAGCAAAGGGATTGCCCAAAAATGCATCTTTGCAGCTGTCGAAGCAATCAGAACCTGGAAAGCCAGATTCTACTGAAACAAATCTGAAACAAACAACAGGTAATGGAAACCAAATTGGAGTTGCTGGCAAAGAGTCTGCTAATTATGAGGATAATGGCGTGCCTGCTGGTGTTCCTCAAAACATCGATGAAGCAGGTGATAGGGTTGAGTCAAAGGTAGTTGATTCTGTTTCCACACAGCATAATAAAATACCTGCAGGACGTGCCTGGAAGGCTGCTCCTGGTGCTAAGCAAAAGTCTCTGATAGAAATTCAACAGGAAGAACAAAGAAAGGCAGAGGCACAAATGCTTGTATCTGAGGTTGCTACATCTGTCAATTCAATGAGTCTGGCGACACCCTGGGCTGGGGTTGTTGCCAATCCAGACTCTGGAAAGGTGTCTGGTGAAAGTCATAGAGAAGGAGGCAATGCTGATCATCTGGTTAAAACAGAAACTTCTCAAAATCTTAAGAGCAAGAAAAGTCCACTCCATGATCTATTGGCAGAAGAAGTTTCAAAGAAATCTGATGAAAAAGATGCTGAGTTTCCTGATAATATATCATTCTCACAAAATATTGCTGTGCAGTCAGAATCACTGGATGATTCAGAATTCATTGAGGCAAAAGATAGCAAAAGAAGCCGAAAAAAGTCAAAATCAAAGGGTTCAGTTGTTAAAGCTTCTGTGCCCAATGCAACTGCTGGGGAAGTGCCCGTTTCTTTGAGTCCCACTGAGAAAGGGAAAAGCTCTCGCTCTTCTCTGCAGGAAAAAGATGTGCCTGCCATACCTGCACGCCCTTCTTTGGGAGACTTTGTTCAGTGGAAAGGGGAAAGAGAGCCACCTAGCCCAACTCCTTCTCTGGCATGGTCTTCTGATTCTGTTAGGTTTCCTAAACCAACATCATTAAGGGACATTCTAAAGGAGCAGGAGAAGAAGTCGTCTTCTGCTGTCACAGCAAGCCCGATGCCTACCCCTCAGAAAGTGCAGCCTTCCCAGCCTACACGGAATGGTGGTTCTTCACGGTCAATCTCAGCTTCCTCTCCATCGAAAGCTGCCTCTCCAATGCAGATAAACTCTCATGCTTCTTTGCAGTCAAAATACAATGGGGATGATGATTTCTTCTGGGGTCCAATTGAGCAATCTAAGCAAGAGACTAAGCA ATCAGATTTCCCTCAGCTTGGACAAGGGAACTGGGGTTCAAAGAATGTACCCATTAAAGGGAGTTCACCTGCATCTTTAACTCGTCAAAAATCAGTGAGCGGCAAACCAAATGAGCAACGTTCTCTACTATCATCATCGCCTGCCTCGTCTCAATCCATGCCGAAAACAAAAAAAGATGCCATGACTAAGCATTCTG AGGCAATGGGCTTCCGAGATTGGTGTGAGAGTGAGTGTGATCGGCTAATAGGTACAAAAG ATACAAGTTTCCTTGAATTTTGCTTGAAGCAATCGAGATCCGAAGCCGAGTTGCTTCTCGTAGAAAACCTTGGATCATATGACCCGGAACATGAATTCATTGAGAAGTTCCTCAACTACAAGGATATGTTACCATCAGATGTTTTGGAAATAGCCTTCCAGAGCAAAACCGATAAGAAGGCTACTGGAGTCGGTGCCAGCGGTGTGCTATCTGCTAATGCAGATATGCAGGATATGGACAACACAGAAGCATCTGGGATAGGAGGTGGAAAGAAGAAGGCAAAGAAAGGGAAAAAGGTTAGCCCTGCAGTTTTGGGATTCAATGTTGTGAGTAACAGGATCATGATGGGTGAGATCCAGAGAGTAGAAGATTAA